One Natronomonas moolapensis 8.8.11 genomic region harbors:
- a CDS encoding FxLYD domain-containing protein yields the protein MGLTNGDALAMALGAVAVVFSGFVLAYSAWGGLALLFAGALALSILPLRARVPAAGPAVWIAFLVLCSAGTAGFLVGFGAFDDPELEHDAEATLHDAGTENATVLVTGTVRNVGDGPADAASIRITLADGADGTLGSDTVALDDVGAGAERQFFARFGPDRALSEFETLDVEVTVEG from the coding sequence ATGGGACTCACGAACGGCGACGCGTTGGCGATGGCGCTCGGAGCCGTCGCCGTCGTCTTCTCGGGGTTCGTCCTCGCGTACTCGGCGTGGGGCGGACTCGCACTCCTGTTCGCCGGGGCGCTCGCGCTGTCGATCCTCCCGCTACGGGCGCGGGTTCCGGCCGCCGGCCCCGCGGTCTGGATCGCCTTTCTCGTGCTCTGTTCGGCCGGGACCGCGGGGTTTCTCGTGGGGTTTGGCGCCTTCGACGACCCCGAACTCGAACACGACGCCGAGGCCACCCTCCACGACGCCGGAACCGAAAACGCAACCGTCCTCGTCACCGGGACGGTTCGAAACGTCGGTGACGGCCCCGCCGACGCCGCCTCGATCCGCATCACGCTCGCCGACGGTGCCGACGGGACGCTCGGCAGCGATACCGTCGCCCTAGACGACGTCGGGGCGGGCGCCGAACGGCAGTTTTTCGCCCGGTTCGGCCCTGATCGGGCCCTCTCCGAGTTCGAGACACTCGACGTCGAGGTGACCGTCGAGGGGTAG
- a CDS encoding Lrp/AsnC family transcriptional regulator — protein MTERFEEQLVAALCRDGRADIRDIAATTDVVPTTIQKHLRALEERGTIDGYTAQLNYGELGYGTAVFRLGVELDVIDDVTDRLRERAQFVTVYQTSGPHPVFAIGKFESEAAIAACLRELHDDPDIHRVEADTVVSVRREDDCPIPE, from the coding sequence ATGACGGAGCGGTTCGAGGAACAACTCGTCGCGGCGCTGTGTCGCGACGGCCGCGCCGACATCCGCGACATCGCGGCGACGACCGACGTGGTCCCGACGACCATACAAAAACACCTTCGGGCGCTCGAGGAGCGCGGCACGATCGACGGCTACACCGCCCAACTGAACTACGGTGAACTCGGCTACGGGACCGCTGTCTTTCGGCTCGGCGTCGAACTCGACGTGATCGACGACGTAACCGACCGGCTCCGCGAACGCGCTCAGTTCGTCACGGTGTACCAGACGAGCGGCCCCCACCCCGTCTTCGCGATCGGGAAGTTCGAGAGCGAGGCCGCGATCGCGGCTTGTCTGCGCGAACTCCACGACGACCCCGACATCCACCGGGTGGAGGCCGACACGGTTGTGTCGGTGCGCCGCGAGGACGACTGTCCGATTCCGGAGTAG
- the phaC gene encoding class III poly(R)-hydroxyalkanoic acid synthase subunit PhaC: protein MSTNNPFSLALNFQRELLDTTVESVERTSIASEQAERIENVEVGQTPSEVVYEENKLELLHYESEVDEPHGTPILIVYALINKPFILDLQPGRSVVRRLLEAGHDVYLIDWNEPSRLDQHLTLDDYVNRYIDNCVDVVRERSGADKINILGYCMGGTMTSIYTALHGEKVQALGLMAAGLCFQGTGGVLELWGDEEHYDPRDVVDVYGNVPADMLDIGFALMDPVANYVSKYIRLYENLENDDFVENFARMERWLDEGIDLAGETYIQFLEDIYQDNKLYDNEMYVGGEHVDVTEIDVPILQIIGEYDHLIPPETSKPFNDIVGSDDTEILEYPTGHIGLAVSGSSHSDVWPQVAEWYFEKSPADPVEEDSTEGSPDDAVQIEIDDDPSADTEANGTATGEADAEAPDDAETEDDTSAESVETLAGIGPTYAERLGDAGLGTVDALGAADAETIAEAANVSVTRAEEWLAQIE from the coding sequence ATGAGCACCAACAACCCGTTCTCGCTCGCGTTGAACTTCCAGCGCGAACTGCTCGACACCACTGTCGAGTCGGTCGAACGCACCTCGATCGCGAGCGAGCAGGCCGAACGAATAGAGAACGTCGAGGTCGGACAGACCCCGAGTGAGGTCGTCTACGAGGAGAACAAACTCGAACTCCTCCACTACGAATCCGAGGTCGACGAGCCCCACGGGACTCCGATACTCATCGTTTACGCGCTGATCAACAAGCCGTTCATTCTCGACCTCCAGCCGGGACGAAGCGTCGTCCGCCGCCTGCTCGAGGCGGGTCACGACGTCTATCTCATCGACTGGAACGAACCCTCGCGGCTGGATCAACACCTCACGCTCGACGACTACGTCAACCGGTACATCGACAACTGCGTCGACGTCGTCCGCGAGCGCTCCGGGGCCGACAAGATCAACATCCTCGGCTACTGCATGGGTGGGACGATGACGTCGATCTACACCGCCCTCCACGGCGAGAAGGTGCAGGCACTCGGGCTGATGGCCGCAGGCCTCTGTTTCCAGGGGACCGGCGGCGTCCTCGAGCTGTGGGGCGACGAGGAGCACTACGACCCCCGCGACGTCGTCGACGTCTACGGCAACGTCCCGGCGGACATGCTCGACATCGGCTTCGCCCTCATGGACCCCGTGGCGAACTACGTCTCGAAGTACATCCGGCTCTACGAGAACCTCGAGAACGACGACTTCGTCGAGAACTTCGCCCGGATGGAGCGATGGCTCGACGAGGGGATCGACCTCGCCGGCGAGACGTACATCCAGTTCCTAGAGGACATCTACCAGGACAACAAACTCTACGACAACGAGATGTACGTCGGCGGTGAGCACGTCGACGTCACGGAGATCGACGTCCCGATCCTGCAGATCATCGGCGAGTACGACCACCTCATCCCGCCGGAGACGAGCAAGCCGTTCAATGACATCGTCGGCAGCGACGATACCGAGATACTCGAGTATCCGACCGGCCACATCGGGCTTGCCGTCTCTGGATCGAGCCACAGCGACGTCTGGCCGCAGGTCGCCGAGTGGTACTTCGAGAAATCGCCGGCTGATCCGGTCGAGGAGGACTCGACCGAAGGGTCTCCGGACGATGCGGTCCAGATCGAGATCGACGACGACCCCTCGGCCGACACCGAGGCCAACGGGACCGCCACCGGCGAGGCCGACGCGGAAGCCCCCGACGACGCCGAGACCGAGGACGACACCTCCGCAGAGAGCGTCGAAACGCTCGCCGGGATCGGCCCGACGTACGCCGAGCGCCTCGGCGATGCCGGACTCGGCACCGTCGACGCGCTGGGGGCCGCCGACGCGGAGACGATCGCCGAGGCAGCGAACGTCAGCGTCACGCGGGCCGAGGAGTGGCTCGCACAGATCGAGTAA
- a CDS encoding methylated-DNA--[protein]-cysteine S-methyltransferase has product MDTQPEAGIYARESPYLERYVQVGIASERVLSVSFPETSDGEDDHPVLDQIEEYLRGTADDFEDVEVALTMATDRRSALETLRTVPYGENVTVRGLARMTPGLDPESADDQTLLRTALEENPAPVVVPDHRVTDGPSAAPPIVEQRLRSLEGL; this is encoded by the coding sequence ATGGATACCCAGCCCGAAGCGGGCATCTACGCCCGAGAGTCACCGTATCTGGAGCGGTACGTGCAGGTGGGGATCGCAAGCGAACGCGTCCTCTCAGTGTCGTTTCCGGAGACGTCCGACGGCGAGGACGACCACCCGGTGTTGGATCAGATCGAGGAGTACCTCCGGGGAACGGCCGACGACTTCGAAGACGTCGAGGTCGCGTTGACGATGGCCACCGACCGTCGGTCGGCATTGGAGACGCTTCGAACAGTCCCCTACGGCGAAAACGTGACCGTTCGGGGGCTCGCGCGGATGACTCCCGGCCTCGATCCCGAGTCGGCCGACGATCAGACGCTTCTCAGGACGGCCCTCGAGGAGAACCCTGCCCCGGTCGTCGTCCCCGATCACCGGGTCACCGACGGACCGAGCGCCGCGCCACCGATAGTCGAGCAACGGCTTCGGTCGCTGGAGGGGCTCTAG
- a CDS encoding zinc ribbon domain-containing protein — MPSCRNCGTDLGQSDNFCSNCATPQNDEASRRLDEYIDRRARQIGGGVGSGSSDGTLRSRLQYALGYLGVVAGLATLTDVAGVFFLLAGIFVLPPVQAAIESRLGRPIGVRPTAATTTVLFVAGAAAFAIV, encoded by the coding sequence ATGCCGTCGTGTCGAAACTGTGGAACCGACCTCGGCCAGTCCGACAACTTCTGTTCGAACTGCGCCACCCCACAGAACGACGAAGCCAGCCGACGGCTCGACGAGTACATCGATCGGCGGGCCCGACAGATCGGTGGAGGTGTCGGGTCCGGCTCGAGCGACGGCACACTTCGGTCCCGGCTCCAGTACGCCCTCGGTTATCTCGGCGTCGTGGCCGGGTTGGCGACGCTGACCGACGTCGCTGGGGTGTTCTTTCTTCTCGCCGGTATCTTCGTCCTCCCACCGGTTCAGGCCGCGATCGAATCCCGCCTCGGCCGGCCGATCGGCGTCCGCCCGACAGCGGCGACGACCACGGTGCTGTTCGTCGCCGGGGCCGCGGCGTTCGCCATCGTGTGA
- a CDS encoding poly(R)-hydroxyalkanoic acid synthase subunit PhaE, which yields MSNTNKQMQAEWNELVENMNNAVAQSMEQNMEASAAFMESWADAMEDSMPDDEALSSSVEGYSDAYEVWMNAAEEMSGRTTAAAEGEDVDMTEFRDIWLQSANEAFKEVMGTSAFAAANGQLVNAMMEMREEVDSMGEDTLEQLGMPTQSDIDEVGERIIELERRQHSVEKKLDRIIEALE from the coding sequence ATGAGTAACACTAACAAGCAGATGCAGGCCGAGTGGAACGAACTAGTCGAGAACATGAACAACGCGGTCGCCCAGTCGATGGAGCAGAACATGGAGGCCAGCGCGGCGTTCATGGAATCGTGGGCCGACGCGATGGAGGACTCGATGCCGGACGACGAGGCCCTCTCGAGCAGCGTCGAAGGGTACAGCGACGCCTACGAGGTCTGGATGAACGCCGCCGAGGAGATGTCGGGCCGGACGACCGCGGCTGCCGAGGGCGAGGACGTCGACATGACGGAGTTCCGCGATATCTGGCTACAGAGCGCCAACGAGGCGTTCAAGGAGGTCATGGGTACCTCCGCCTTCGCCGCCGCGAACGGCCAGTTGGTCAACGCGATGATGGAGATGCGCGAGGAGGTCGACTCGATGGGCGAGGATACCCTCGAACAGCTCGGGATGCCGACCCAATCGGACATCGACGAAGTCGGCGAGCGCATCATCGAACTGGAGCGGCGTCAACACAGCGTCGAAAAGAAACTCGACCGAATCATCGAGGCACTCGAATGA
- the cgi121 gene encoding KEOPS complex subunit Cgi121, producing MRLIEGIVSIGGDRFADVDAFLERTGEIATAHDATVQAFDARYVVSRRHIARAVELADRERARGEAIARDRGVEIALYAAGRRQIDRAFEMGLSPGETPAVVLVDGPGEEAAAEAIEELLASAPTLGAYDEARVRSFYDIDAAELEATDAGLAALVLERVALLVVER from the coding sequence GTGCGGCTGATCGAGGGGATCGTGTCGATCGGCGGGGACCGATTCGCTGACGTCGACGCCTTCCTCGAGCGTACGGGCGAAATCGCGACCGCTCACGACGCGACCGTCCAGGCGTTCGACGCCCGCTACGTCGTCTCCCGTCGCCACATAGCGCGGGCCGTCGAACTCGCGGACAGAGAGCGCGCCCGCGGCGAGGCGATCGCTCGCGATCGGGGGGTCGAGATCGCGCTGTACGCGGCCGGTCGTCGGCAGATCGACCGGGCCTTCGAAATGGGTCTTTCGCCCGGTGAGACCCCGGCAGTCGTCCTCGTCGACGGTCCCGGTGAGGAGGCCGCCGCCGAAGCGATCGAGGAGCTCCTCGCTTCGGCCCCGACGCTCGGGGCGTACGACGAGGCGCGGGTCCGCTCGTTCTACGATATCGACGCGGCCGAACTCGAAGCAACCGACGCCGGCCTGGCAGCGCTGGTCCTCGAGCGGGTCGCGCTCCTCGTCGTCGAACGGTAG
- a CDS encoding MaoC family dehydratase encodes MSNSSYPVPFDTWAETSSRVLNTFLEANRAANKAAFSAFGSKAIQPTAQNGSSEPAVALKSEEQRLEAGADLGGWETERLIEGELSVGDSVNFTKTISKDDIKRFAAASGDTNPIHLDDEFASDTRFNGRIAHGILVSGLISAALARLPGSVVYLSQDLEFRAPVRIGDEVTATVEIVEDLGGDQYRIQTTVVKGEDAVIEGEAVVLIDEPPADD; translated from the coding sequence ATGAGCAATAGTTCGTACCCGGTGCCGTTCGATACGTGGGCGGAGACGTCCTCGCGCGTACTTAATACGTTTCTCGAAGCGAACCGAGCGGCCAACAAAGCCGCGTTTTCGGCGTTCGGGTCGAAAGCGATCCAACCGACGGCGCAGAACGGCTCGAGCGAGCCCGCAGTCGCCCTCAAATCCGAGGAGCAGCGACTCGAAGCCGGGGCGGACCTCGGGGGCTGGGAGACCGAACGGCTGATCGAGGGAGAGCTCTCTGTCGGCGACTCGGTCAACTTCACCAAGACGATCTCCAAAGACGACATCAAGCGGTTCGCGGCCGCCTCCGGGGACACGAACCCGATCCACCTCGACGACGAGTTCGCCTCTGATACCCGGTTCAACGGACGTATCGCCCACGGTATCCTGGTGTCGGGACTCATAAGCGCCGCGCTCGCCCGCCTGCCGGGCAGCGTCGTCTACCTCTCGCAGGATCTCGAGTTCCGTGCCCCGGTTCGGATCGGGGACGAGGTGACCGCGACGGTCGAGATCGTCGAGGACCTCGGCGGCGACCAGTACCGGATTCAGACGACCGTCGTGAAGGGCGAGGACGCGGTCATCGAGGGCGAGGCCGTCGTCCTGATCGACGAACCGCCGGCTGACGACTGA
- a CDS encoding S24/S26 family peptidase — protein sequence MTDRTDERRRDDPSDTSPEDYSDELFDARGDGPTTGENGGGSPDGGWFHRLRTADSGALIYVRDVLTSVAIVLAIGVFLFAISGVWPPMVAVESGSMEPNMERGDLIFIVDNGRFVPGGAIDTPDGSTGVVPADVAAERGRTTFERPGDVIVFRPNGNTGQTPIIHRAMLWVEGGENWYDRADPGATGGAEDCAALNHCPAPHAGFITKGDNEVTNANYDQASRLSAPVRPEWVVGTAELRVPYLGHVRLLFSGVTVSTPAVEAEPLGTGADDPETTGPETSEAGTSTVGTIKA from the coding sequence ATGACAGACAGGACGGACGAGCGTCGTCGCGACGACCCGTCCGACACGTCGCCCGAAGACTACTCCGACGAACTCTTCGACGCGCGTGGCGACGGGCCGACTACGGGCGAGAACGGCGGTGGCTCTCCGGACGGCGGCTGGTTCCACCGGCTTCGAACCGCCGATTCGGGGGCGTTGATCTACGTTCGGGACGTCCTCACGAGCGTCGCGATCGTGCTCGCGATCGGTGTGTTTCTCTTCGCGATCAGCGGCGTCTGGCCGCCGATGGTGGCGGTCGAATCCGGCAGCATGGAGCCGAACATGGAGCGCGGGGACCTGATATTCATCGTCGACAACGGCCGCTTCGTCCCGGGGGGAGCGATCGACACCCCGGACGGATCCACGGGGGTCGTCCCGGCCGACGTGGCCGCCGAGCGCGGCCGAACGACGTTCGAGCGCCCCGGCGACGTCATCGTCTTCCGGCCCAACGGCAACACCGGGCAAACGCCGATCATCCACCGCGCGATGCTGTGGGTCGAGGGGGGCGAAAACTGGTACGACCGGGCCGACCCGGGTGCCACCGGCGGCGCCGAGGACTGCGCGGCGTTGAACCACTGTCCGGCACCCCACGCCGGGTTCATCACGAAGGGCGACAACGAAGTGACGAACGCGAACTACGACCAGGCGTCGCGGCTCTCGGCACCGGTCCGTCCGGAGTGGGTCGTCGGCACGGCCGAACTCCGGGTGCCGTACCTCGGACACGTCAGGCTGTTGTTTTCGGGTGTGACGGTGTCGACACCCGCGGTCGAGGCGGAACCCCTCGGAACCGGAGCGGACGACCCCGAGACCACCGGACCCGAAACGAGCGAGGCCGGAACGTCCACGGTCGGGACGATCAAGGCTTAA
- a CDS encoding AbrB/MazE/SpoVT family DNA-binding domain-containing protein yields the protein MPEANENTDGLMWPPNVMKAIQETSEQATRKQQEALQNLFMSAGVGATPDLGNISEQLGTMTQMATFKTRIQSGGRISIPDAEREALDIGEGDIVQTVVVPVKRNRSDDDE from the coding sequence ATGCCGGAAGCGAACGAAAACACGGACGGTCTGATGTGGCCGCCGAACGTGATGAAAGCGATACAGGAGACGTCCGAGCAGGCGACGCGGAAACAACAGGAAGCACTCCAGAATCTCTTTATGAGTGCTGGAGTGGGCGCCACCCCTGATCTCGGGAACATCTCCGAGCAGCTCGGAACGATGACCCAGATGGCGACGTTCAAAACCCGGATTCAAAGCGGCGGCCGGATCTCGATCCCCGACGCCGAGCGTGAGGCCCTCGACATCGGAGAGGGGGACATCGTCCAGACCGTCGTCGTACCGGTCAAGCGAAACCGGAGTGACGACGATGAGTGA
- the hemB gene encoding porphobilinogen synthase: MDFHDRPRRLRTDGVRPLVSETELSPTDLVAPVFVDATADERVAIESMPGHERVPPEACVDRVREITDTGVEAVIVFGIPESKDETGTRAWADDGVVQRAVRRIAAETDAYAITDACLCEYTSHGHCGILEAGAESDPRLTVDNDATLERLERVAVSHAEAGADMIAPSGMMDGMVGAIRDALDGAGYENLPIMSYAAKYESAFYGPFRDAADGAPAFGDRRHYQMDPANAREARREVALDVEEGADVLMIKPALPYLDVVADVRRSFERPVAAYNVSGEYAMLHAAADRGWLSLEAVARESLLSIKRAGADLIITYFAEDVADAL, from the coding sequence ATGGACTTTCACGACCGGCCCCGGCGGCTCCGAACCGACGGCGTCCGGCCGCTCGTCAGCGAGACGGAACTGTCGCCGACGGACCTCGTCGCGCCGGTGTTCGTCGACGCCACGGCCGACGAGCGCGTCGCAATCGAGTCGATGCCCGGCCACGAGCGCGTCCCCCCGGAGGCGTGTGTCGACCGGGTCCGGGAGATCACGGACACCGGAGTCGAAGCGGTCATCGTCTTCGGGATCCCCGAGTCGAAGGACGAAACCGGCACGCGCGCGTGGGCCGACGACGGCGTCGTCCAGCGGGCGGTCCGGCGGATCGCCGCGGAGACCGACGCCTACGCGATCACGGACGCGTGTCTCTGCGAGTACACGAGCCACGGCCACTGCGGAATCCTCGAGGCGGGGGCCGAATCGGACCCCCGCTTGACTGTCGACAACGACGCCACGCTCGAACGGCTTGAGCGGGTCGCGGTCTCACACGCCGAGGCGGGGGCCGACATGATCGCCCCCTCGGGCATGATGGACGGGATGGTGGGTGCGATCCGGGACGCACTCGACGGGGCGGGCTACGAGAACCTGCCGATCATGTCCTACGCCGCGAAGTACGAGTCGGCCTTCTACGGCCCGTTCCGCGACGCCGCCGACGGCGCGCCCGCCTTCGGCGACCGGCGACACTACCAGATGGATCCCGCGAACGCGCGCGAGGCGCGCCGCGAGGTCGCCCTCGACGTCGAGGAGGGGGCGGACGTCCTGATGATCAAACCTGCCCTGCCGTACCTCGACGTCGTCGCCGACGTCCGCCGGTCGTTCGAGAGGCCGGTCGCGGCGTACAACGTCTCCGGGGAATACGCGATGTTGCACGCCGCCGCCGACCGCGGGTGGCTCTCCCTGGAAGCGGTCGCCCGCGAGTCGCTGTTGTCGATCAAACGCGCCGGTGCTGACCTAATCATCACGTACTTCGCCGAGGACGTCGCCGACGCGCTGTAG
- a CDS encoding ammonium transporter — translation MIEAIPMQTGMEAVEAAVNETWILTVTFLIFFMHAGFAMLEAGQVRSKNVANQLTKNMLTWSVGVTVFFLIGTGIESLASGVGFSPAAGAGGYVSWLYGAVFAMTAATIVSGAVAGRAKLRAYITYTFLLAAVIYPVITAFTWAAPETGLVEQLVGAPFADFAGGMIVHGMGGIAGLTAAAVLGPRMDRYNEDGSVNIIPGHSMTFAVLGTLMLCFGWYGFNVGTAGAFDTGGAGVNTLGQVAMTTTVAMGMGAIGSAAVSLLRSGKVDTLYTANGMLAGLAAITAIPNSTTWWGAFVVGILAGAQLPIVFEFVSNTLKIDDVCAVFPVHGSAGVLGTLLMPFVALPGVVDSVVNQFLAQVVGVVIIGGWTLTTTAIIWYAFKATGQARVSAEHEQDGLDVSEHGVDTYPEFGGRDAIATDGGHVSDDETGRLLPDGGEPVDDSEIKMVMGFIRPDKLSDVKQGLAEIGAPSLTVTNVSGRGSQPAKTGQWRGEEYSVDLHQKVKIECVVNDIPAADVAEAISDAAKTGEPGDGKVFILPVEEAYQIRTGEVGPDAV, via the coding sequence ATGATCGAGGCGATCCCGATGCAGACCGGTATGGAAGCAGTGGAGGCCGCCGTCAACGAAACGTGGATCCTGACGGTGACCTTCCTCATCTTCTTCATGCACGCCGGGTTCGCGATGCTCGAAGCGGGGCAGGTGCGTTCGAAGAACGTCGCCAATCAGCTCACGAAGAACATGCTGACGTGGTCCGTCGGCGTCACGGTGTTCTTCCTCATTGGAACCGGCATCGAGAGCCTGGCGAGCGGTGTGGGCTTTTCGCCGGCCGCCGGTGCCGGCGGGTACGTCAGCTGGCTGTACGGCGCCGTCTTCGCGATGACCGCCGCGACGATCGTCTCGGGGGCCGTCGCCGGACGTGCGAAACTCCGCGCGTACATCACCTACACGTTCCTGCTGGCGGCCGTGATCTACCCGGTCATCACGGCGTTCACGTGGGCAGCCCCCGAAACCGGACTCGTCGAACAGCTCGTCGGTGCTCCGTTCGCTGACTTCGCCGGCGGGATGATCGTCCACGGGATGGGCGGCATCGCTGGACTCACCGCCGCGGCCGTTTTGGGTCCGCGGATGGACCGATACAACGAGGACGGTTCGGTGAACATCATCCCCGGCCACTCGATGACGTTTGCAGTGCTGGGAACACTCATGCTCTGCTTCGGGTGGTACGGGTTCAACGTCGGCACCGCCGGTGCCTTCGACACGGGCGGGGCTGGCGTGAATACGCTGGGCCAGGTGGCCATGACGACGACGGTCGCGATGGGGATGGGTGCGATCGGTTCCGCCGCCGTCTCGCTGCTCAGATCCGGCAAGGTCGACACCCTGTACACCGCAAACGGCATGCTCGCCGGACTGGCTGCGATTACGGCGATCCCGAACTCGACCACCTGGTGGGGCGCGTTCGTCGTCGGGATCCTCGCCGGTGCACAGCTGCCGATCGTCTTCGAGTTCGTCTCGAACACGCTCAAGATCGACGACGTCTGTGCGGTCTTTCCGGTTCACGGCAGCGCGGGCGTCCTCGGCACGCTGTTGATGCCGTTCGTCGCGCTGCCCGGCGTCGTCGACTCGGTTGTCAATCAGTTCCTCGCCCAGGTCGTCGGCGTTGTCATCATCGGCGGCTGGACGCTCACTACGACCGCAATCATCTGGTACGCGTTCAAAGCCACCGGCCAGGCCCGCGTCTCCGCGGAGCACGAACAGGACGGCCTCGACGTCTCCGAGCACGGCGTCGACACTTACCCCGAGTTCGGCGGCCGCGACGCAATCGCCACCGACGGCGGCCACGTGTCCGACGACGAGACGGGCCGCTTGCTGCCCGACGGTGGCGAACCCGTCGACGACTCCGAGATCAAGATGGTCATGGGGTTCATCCGTCCGGACAAGCTCTCCGACGTGAAACAGGGGCTCGCGGAGATCGGTGCCCCGTCGCTTACCGTCACGAACGTCTCCGGTCGCGGCTCCCAGCCCGCCAAGACGGGACAGTGGCGCGGCGAGGAGTACAGCGTCGACCTCCACCAGAAGGTCAAAATCGAGTGCGTCGTCAACGACATCCCTGCGGCCGACGTCGCGGAAGCGATAAGCGACGCCGCGAAGACCGGAGAACCCGGTGACGGGAAGGTGTTCATCCTCCCGGTCGAGGAGGCCTACCAGATCCGGACCGGTGAGGTCGGACCCGACGCGGTCTGA